The genomic region ATATTCGCCGGCGTGGCTTTGAGCGGTTTTATTTCAGGCATACTCGCGCTGGGATTTCTTACTCCGCTCGAAATGCTCTTAAACACCGCTTCGGTATTCCGCCTAATGGACCTGAGCGACGTGAACAATCAACCGATAATGCGCCGCATGCTCCTTGTCGCAAGCGGAACCTACAGCCATTCCATGATGGTTTCTTCCCTAGCTGAAAACGCCGCTCACGCAATCGGAGCCAACGCGCTTCTCGCCAGAGTCGGCGCATACTATCACGACATAGGCAAGCTCGATCAGCCTGAATATTTTACCGAAAATCAGGGCTCTATGGAAAACAAGCACAATGAAATAAATCCTTCGCTTTCAGTTTCAATCATAAGAAGCCACGTAAAAAAAGGGGTCGAAAAAGCCAGGCAGATGCATTTGCCTCAGCCGATTATCGACATAATTGCGGAACATCACGGAAACAGCGTGATAGCGTATTTTTACAACGAGGCGAAAAAAAAGGATCCCAACGTATCTCCCGAAGATTTTTCTTATAACGGTACGCCGCCTTCCACTCGGGAATCCGCAGTTGTGATGCTTGCCGACACCGTAGAAGCCGCCTGCCGCACGCTTGAAAACCCGTCGGCTTCCAGAATAGATAAATTTGTAAAGCAGCTTATCGCGGCCAAGATTGAACATCATCAACTTGACAATTGTCCCATCACTTTCAGCGACATAGCCAAGATAAGAGAATCGTTTGTACAACTTCTGACGGCCTATCATCATACCCGCGTGGAATATCCGGATCAAAAAGACCCGGACGAAGCGGAAACCGCGCCTTCAAACGATGAAATTCCCGCCGAAAAGGACCAGGACGAGACTAAAAAAAATGGCTAATTGCGTTTTTATTTCATTTCAGGACGGGATGGAAGAGCCTTCATGGGCGGATAATGCAGAAAAATTTATTCTTACGGTTATGGAAAAACTTAACTATGACGGTAAAGCTGTTTCCGTTATGTTTTGCGGCGATGAAACGATGCGACGCCTTAACAGAGAATACCGGCACGTTGACAGTTCGACAGATGTCCTTTCTTTTGAAGACAATTCGCCGTATACTGATGAAGACGGCGTTGAATGGATAAATGCGGGAGATATTGCGATCAGTCTTGATATGCTTGTTAAAAATGCGCAATACTTTGACTGTACAGAAGACGAAGAATTGAAACGTCTTTTAGTACACGCTTTACTGCATTTGACGGGGATGGATCATGGCGACGAGCACATCGAAAAGGATCATAAGCCTTTTTGCGATATGCTCGTGTTGCAGGAAAAATTGCTTTTTGAGCTTCACGATGAGAAAATAATTACGGGATAGATTTTAGATTATGGGATTATTCGGTTTAGGAAAAAAACAAAAAGATGCGCAAAACGCGGATCTTTTAGGCGACGAGCAAAGACAAATCCTCAATGAAGAGAAACAGGACATGATCAAGGGCATCGAGGATATGCCCAATACCACTGTAAAGGAAGTTATGATTCCGCGGATCGATGTCGACTTTATTTCCATAGATATTCCGCAAGACGAACTTTTGGAAAAGATCCTTGCAAGCGGGCATTCTCGTTTTCCCGTTTACGACGAATCGATCGATAATGTCATCGGGGTTATGTATGTAAAAGATCTCATTTATGCCTTTGCGCGAAAAGAATCGATCGATTTAAAAAAGATTATCCGAAAAGCGTATTTTATTCCCGAGTCCAAGCACATAGACAGCCTTTTACGCGAATTTAAAAGGCGCCATCTGCACATAGCTATGGCGGTAGACGAATACGGCGGAATATCCGGCATCGTCACGATGGAAGATATAATAGAAGAAATCGTCGGAGACATCCAGGACGAATTTGATAATGAAAGAGAAGATATTATCTCTTTAAGCGGCGATATCTGGCTTTGCGACGCAAGGATCAGTCTTGACGACCTTAATGAAACTATAGGAGCGGAATTTCCGACCCAGGAATTTGACACGCTCGGAGGCTTTGTCTTCGACCTGTTCGGAAAAATTCCTGTCAAATTTGAAAAGACAAGCTGGAATAATTTTGATCTTATCGTTCAGGACATGGAAGGGCACCGCATAAATGTCATAAAAGTCATACGCCGCACGGGAGAAAAAATCGCAGATGAAAAAAGCGAATAATATGCGTTTGTTGTTTACTTTTGTTTTCTCTTTTGCCGTATCGCTTTTACCGGTAAAAGGACTCAATGCTCAGCCGGAACGGACTGCGGACGTTTTTTTGCCGACTGCTCCGGCTGCAAATGCTCCGCTTCTTGCCCAGGCTGATCGATCCGGTCGGACATCTCAATCGGCTTCGGATTTTTACAGGCTCGGGGTAAGCCGGCAGCAGTCCGGAAATTATTATTCCGCTATTGAAGCGTTTAAACAGGCGACCATGCTAAATCCCACTTACGGAGACGCTTGGCTTCATCTTTCTCAGTGCGCTTATTATCTTGATGAATTTGATCTTGCCTTGCAATACGCCGACACGGCCGCCAAATACGCAAAAAACGATTCGGAAATTCAAAACCTGCGCGGAATGACTTATATTTCCCTAGGGAATTTTGCACAGGCTCGTTCGATTTTTGAAAAGGTCTTATCCGCCTATCCCAACAATATCGAAGCCCGGTTCGGACTTGCGGAACTTGATTTGTTTTCAGGCAGGGTAGGCGATGCGGAAAACCTTTATAAGGATGCGCTGAAACGGCAAGGATCCAACAGAAAAGCTCTTTTAAGCCTTGCGCTTATTTCGGCCGAGCAGGGCAAGACCGAACTTACCAGAAATTATGTAAGTCAGGCGCTTCAATATCATTCGGGAAACGCGGAAGTGCATTTTCTTGCGGCGTATCTTGACGCTAAAGCCGGAAATTTTGAAAGCGCGGAATACAGAGTCCGCTCAAGCCTTCAGATCGACGGCAGCTATTACGCCGCGTACGAACTGCTGGCAAACATCTTGTTTATGCGGGGCAAATATATCGAAGCCATAGACGTCTGCGATTTTTGCATAGACCGCGACCGCACAAACGGTAAATTCTGGTATATCAAAGGTCTGTCGCTTTACAGACAAGGAAAAACTGCACAGGCTCTTTCCGTTTGGGAAAACGCTCTTTATGCGGATCCTCAGGATGAAATTCTCAGAGCCGCGTTTGAACTTCTTGCCAACGAAACTATTCCTCTTGAAGACAAGCGCCGCGCCGTTTGGGCCGAATACCACGTCGGAAAAGCGAAGGCATATGAAAAGAAATTTCAAGGAAACGCTATGCGCTTTGAGTATCAGAGAGCTTTAAAACTCTATCCGTACGATACAGAGGCGCGTACGTCCTACGCTAAACAGCTTGTCCGCGACGGATTATATGAATTGTATTTGGAGCAGCTTAAATTTATAAAAACCGGCAAAGAAAACGCCGGTGAAATTCCTACCTCCGAACTTACGGATACGATCGAAGCGTATGAATCGCTTTTGCAAAATACGCTCGCTGCAAAGTGGAATATAGATCCGCTCTATCTCGATAAAATCCGCTGGCATTTGGGGATTTGCTACGAGTCCCCTCCTGCGGAACTGCAGTATCCGGAATCGATAAGAATCGTTTCGGAATTGTTATGCGATATGTTCTCAGGAATTTCCGCCGCGTCTGTCGATGTAAAACCTATTCCCGTGTCCGGCTATGCGGACGCTTTCGGCAAAGCGCGGCGGTCGGGCTTGGATTATTTTTTAATTCTAAAACTTAACGAGACCGAACGGGAACTTTCAGCGGACGCGGTTATGTATTCGGCTTTAAGCGGAAATGAAATCAGATCTTTTTCCGTTTTCCGCACGGGTAACGACAGATATTCGATCAGCCTCAGATTTTTGCGCCGTAAAATTCTTGAAACGCTCCCCATAAAGGGCAGGGTTCTTGCGCGCGAAGGAGATACGCTTCTCATAGACTTAGGCAAGACTGAAGGAATCGTATCGGGCGCCGAATTCGACGTAGTAAAAAAAGGTGAAATACGCACTGCAAATTCAAGCGCGGGCTTAAGTTATAAGCCTGCTTCAGTCATAGGCAGCGCAACTGTTTTCGCGGCAGGTGAAGAAGTTTCCGAGGCCGCTTTTAAACAAAAAGGTTTTTTTGACAATTTGAATATCGGCGACGAAGTTGCGCTCATAAGAATGCCTCAAGCGGATCCGGGTGCCGAAAGCGGCGGAAATTCAGGCGCTGCGCCTGCTTCCGGGCAAGGCGGCGTTTCGTCCGGCTCCGGCGGCGGCGCTGCAAGAGGCTCTGCCAATAGAAATGGCGCTGTTGCCGCTTCCGAAACCGCCCCTGCCGCCGCCGCGGACGGCAGAGCCTCTTCGGCCGGAGACGCAAGCGACGCTTCCGAAGGAGAAAACGAACTTACATACGAATCTATGAATCTTGAAAGAAGGCCGGCTCTTATTGAGCTAATCCGCAATATTAGAAACACTGATCAGGTCAAGTGACGAATCGATCCATTTTCGCGTCAGATTCGGATATTCGTCTTGAATTTTAAGGAATGACATAACCGCATCTTTAAAATTTCCGGAAAAATACTGACACTGTCCCAGATAAAAATATGCGCGGTCTTCCGTATTTTTTTTGTGTTTTACGGATAAAAACTCAGTCAGCTTTATGATTCCTTCTTCGTATTTCCTTTTTGCGAAAGTTTTGTGCAGCGTGTCGAATAAAAGATAATCGTCGCCGCCTTCGGGTGAAACGAGGTCCTGCTCAAAAGCATAAGGGGCGAGCAAAGGTTTTTCAGTGATTTTTTCTGAAAGATTTTCGCCTGCTTCTACCATTTTGCTTTTTAAAGGGTATTCGTCGTTTTTGCCGTATCCCGACACGGCGATGACCGGAAGGGGGATTTCTCTCAGGACGCCTTCAGGATATGTTTTTTCCTGTGCGTGATTTTGAGATATTTTTGAGTTTTTTGAAAACGCCGCTTTTCGCCTTGTCCCGTTTACCGTTGCGTTTATGGACGGCAGTATTATACCGCCGCTTCCGTCCGGCGCTTTTACAATTACGGCGTAATAATATTCCTTGTAATCTGCTACCTTATCGGAATAAGATCTCTCCTTCTGGGGAATTTCGGCTATTTTCAGATTTTCGGACAGTTCGTATGCTGCGGAAAACGGTCTTAAGGCCCTGTATATTTCAAACGATGTATCGGACGAATTTCCCGTAAATTTCCAGCTTATTTTTATGGAATTTACGGATTCGGGAGCGGCAGTGATGTCGTATATTGTCGAACGCGTCGGCTGAGAGTAAATTTTTAGCGTTAAAAAAATAAAGATCGGAAAAAATGGATTAAAAAACGATAAAAGCCAAAGCTTTTTTTTCATATTATAATAATATATTTGAAACGGCCTAATTGCAAGATGTGCGCAAGACATAGCGCTGCCTATCGTTCCGTCTTTTTATACCGATACTATTTCATGTTTGTACAGGTTAGCGCGGTTGCCATTAGTCCATAATTTGACATTAATACCCATTTATTTTATTCTTATAGTATGTTTGTTTCCGTCGTTCTTGATCCGGGCAGCGCAGATTCCGCAAAAGCATTGGCTTCGGTCGTTAAGCAATACGGCTTTAAAAAAATTCAGAGAGCATGCTGGGAAAGCACCGTGTTGGACGAGACTCAGTTTATGCGTCTGAAACAGGATATCGACAGGGTGACGGATTATTACGATACTTTGCGTTTTTACCAATTCCCTTTAAACGGAATGTTCGCCGTTACGGAATTGAATAAAAAGAAATGGCGCAGATGCCTTATCAAAGCGTAAAATATGCGGGTTCCCCTTGTAAAATGCAAATCGGGTATCCGCGTGCAAAACCGCCGAAAAAAATACTGCAAAACCGTGAGGAATAATACATGCTTGAAGAATTGAAAACGCCGATTACGGAATTAAAAGAAGATATTATGAATGTTTGGGGGCGTCTTTGACCCCGCTTCCATCGAAAAAAAAATAGCGGAAAAAGAAGCTCAGACGACGGCTGAAAATTTTTGGGAAGATCAGCAAAAAGCTCAACATGTGATGAATGAGATAAAGCTTCTAAAAGGGCGCGTGGAACCGTGGAAAAAACTCGTGTCCGATATAAACGATATTGAAGCTCTCTATGAACTTGGAGAAGAAAGCAAAGACGAATCCGTTGAAGAAGAGCTTAAGCTTATGTTAAATACCGCAAAGGCGGAATTCGAACATCAGAGCATATTGAATTTGCTTTCGGGAGAAGTGGATAAGAGCAGCGCTTTTCTTACGATACATTCCGGCGCCGGCGGAACGGAGGCCGAAGACTGGGCCTATATGCTCAGCAGAATGTACATACGCTGGGCCGAGAGGCAGGGTTTTAAGATGGAAACCGTGGATATGCTTGAAGCGGAAGGCGGAATAAAATCGATCACCATTCAGATAAACGGAGATTACGTTTACGGCTATCTTAAGGGAGAAGCCGGAATACACAGGCTTGTCCGCATAAGTCCCTTTGACGCAAACGCCCGCCGCCACACTTCTTTTTCGTCGGTATTCGTATTTCCTGTTTTGGACGATTCCATAAATGTTGAAATAAAACCCGAAGATCTCAGGATCGATACTTACCGCGCCGGAGGAAAGGGCGGACAGCATGTCAACAAAACGGACTCCGCAGTTCGTTTTACTCACCTGCCTACGGGTATTGTGGTTGCCTGTCAGAGCGAACGCAGTCAGATAATGAATCGTCAGACTGCCATGAGTATTTTAAAATCAAAACTCTACGCATACTATAAAGAGCAAAAGGAAAAAGAGAATTCAAAATACGGCGCCGAAAAAAAAGACATTTCATGGGGTAACCAAATCCGTTCTTATGTGTTTCAACCGTATACGCTTGTAAAAGATCACCGTACGAAATATGAAACTGGAAACATTCAAGCTGTAATGGACGGCGATATAACCCAATTCATAGATTCGTTTCTGAACGCCCAGTGGAAGGGGTTGCCTATGGGTACGGGTGAAGACGACGATGATTTGAAATAAAAAAGTATGTGCCGGTCAAAAAAGCTGTTGATCCATTGTTTTCTGTGTTTTCTGTGTTTTTATGTCGAAAATACATTTTATGCCGAAAGTACCGACGGTCTTTCGGACTCAAGGAAAAAAGAAGAAAAAACTTGGACGCTGGCCGCAGTTCCTTTTAAATTTACAAACGAAATTATGACGGACGAAGCTTCCGCCGCCGTTGCCGAAAATATTCCGAAACTTATCCTTGAGCAGGTTTATGCCGGAGCGTCAAGAACTCCTTCCGCCCGTGAAATGTTAAGTCGCGACGCAGATTCTCTTCGCACGGAACGGCTTTCTTTGTTTCTTCAACTGTCAAAGGCCGAAAAGGATCGCGATGCCCTTATCTTGCGGGATTTAAGCGACTACAAGTTTAAAAAAGAGGTCGTTAAAAAAGAAAAAGAAATAGACGAACTTCACGTAAAGATTACCGAAAACCTTGTAAAATCGGATCGAATAAGTGAAAGATATTATTCCGACATGCTTAGTGAAGATTTCTTTTGGGCATTACCTGCCGGCCGGAGAGAATTTTTTACCGCGCCGTCTGAAAAAATAGA from Treponema parvum harbors:
- a CDS encoding HD family phosphohydrolase, with amino-acid sequence MKMTKKMKDKNSSSEDKNYLNDAVLAFFKRNIANIILLLCAFAALSVINYFNISTTETVASFTLNDFEIGQIADRTIIAAKSLSPDIENPVAVEEGEKIIRKGFPISAEAYEKLRKIAESPIYMDFRAFANYTLYLLLIAILWCFLCSSEILGIRVNFKESLVEVIFFVLVFAIASLGRKSPLFASDYSILIIIPCAFAIFLITVLFNHISTYFFVCMLSLGVLCATGFRLIPALYTLCSSISAAIIVRRITRRIDMVLASILISVLNAVFVILLKVIFNDNFSDGVQIFAGVALSGFISGILALGFLTPLEMLLNTASVFRLMDLSDVNNQPIMRRMLLVASGTYSHSMMVSSLAENAAHAIGANALLARVGAYYHDIGKLDQPEYFTENQGSMENKHNEINPSLSVSIIRSHVKKGVEKARQMHLPQPIIDIIAEHHGNSVIAYFYNEAKKKDPNVSPEDFSYNGTPPSTRESAVVMLADTVEAACRTLENPSASRIDKFVKQLIAAKIEHHQLDNCPITFSDIAKIRESFVQLLTAYHHTRVEYPDQKDPDEAETAPSNDEIPAEKDQDETKKNG
- a CDS encoding tetratricopeptide repeat protein encodes the protein MKKKLWLLSFFNPFFPIFIFLTLKIYSQPTRSTIYDITAAPESVNSIKISWKFTGNSSDTSFEIYRALRPFSAAYELSENLKIAEIPQKERSYSDKVADYKEYYYAVIVKAPDGSGGIILPSINATVNGTRRKAAFSKNSKISQNHAQEKTYPEGVLREIPLPVIAVSGYGKNDEYPLKSKMVEAGENLSEKITEKPLLAPYAFEQDLVSPEGGDDYLLFDTLHKTFAKRKYEEGIIKLTEFLSVKHKKNTEDRAYFYLGQCQYFSGNFKDAVMSFLKIQDEYPNLTRKWIDSSLDLISVSNIAD
- a CDS encoding hemolysin family protein, with protein sequence MGLFGLGKKQKDAQNADLLGDEQRQILNEEKQDMIKGIEDMPNTTVKEVMIPRIDVDFISIDIPQDELLEKILASGHSRFPVYDESIDNVIGVMYVKDLIYAFARKESIDLKKIIRKAYFIPESKHIDSLLREFKRRHLHIAMAVDEYGGISGIVTMEDIIEEIVGDIQDEFDNEREDIISLSGDIWLCDARISLDDLNETIGAEFPTQEFDTLGGFVFDLFGKIPVKFEKTSWNNFDLIVQDMEGHRINVIKVIRRTGEKIADEKSE
- the prfB gene encoding peptide chain release factor 2 (programmed frameshift), with protein sequence MLEELKTPITELKEDIMNVWGRLDPASIEKKIAEKEAQTTAENFWEDQQKAQHVMNEIKLLKGRVEPWKKLVSDINDIEALYELGEESKDESVEEELKLMLNTAKAEFEHQSILNLLSGEVDKSSAFLTIHSGAGGTEAEDWAYMLSRMYIRWAERQGFKMETVDMLEAEGGIKSITIQINGDYVYGYLKGEAGIHRLVRISPFDANARRHTSFSSVFVFPVLDDSINVEIKPEDLRIDTYRAGGKGGQHVNKTDSAVRFTHLPTGIVVACQSERSQIMNRQTAMSILKSKLYAYYKEQKEKENSKYGAEKKDISWGNQIRSYVFQPYTLVKDHRTKYETGNIQAVMDGDITQFIDSFLNAQWKGLPMGTGEDDDDLK
- a CDS encoding CRISPR-associated protein Cas2 → MFVSVVLDPGSADSAKALASVVKQYGFKKIQRACWESTVLDETQFMRLKQDIDRVTDYYDTLRFYQFPLNGMFAVTELNKKKWRRCLIKA
- a CDS encoding tetratricopeptide repeat protein, which gives rise to MKKANNMRLLFTFVFSFAVSLLPVKGLNAQPERTADVFLPTAPAANAPLLAQADRSGRTSQSASDFYRLGVSRQQSGNYYSAIEAFKQATMLNPTYGDAWLHLSQCAYYLDEFDLALQYADTAAKYAKNDSEIQNLRGMTYISLGNFAQARSIFEKVLSAYPNNIEARFGLAELDLFSGRVGDAENLYKDALKRQGSNRKALLSLALISAEQGKTELTRNYVSQALQYHSGNAEVHFLAAYLDAKAGNFESAEYRVRSSLQIDGSYYAAYELLANILFMRGKYIEAIDVCDFCIDRDRTNGKFWYIKGLSLYRQGKTAQALSVWENALYADPQDEILRAAFELLANETIPLEDKRRAVWAEYHVGKAKAYEKKFQGNAMRFEYQRALKLYPYDTEARTSYAKQLVRDGLYELYLEQLKFIKTGKENAGEIPTSELTDTIEAYESLLQNTLAAKWNIDPLYLDKIRWHLGICYESPPAELQYPESIRIVSELLCDMFSGISAASVDVKPIPVSGYADAFGKARRSGLDYFLILKLNETERELSADAVMYSALSGNEIRSFSVFRTGNDRYSISLRFLRRKILETLPIKGRVLAREGDTLLIDLGKTEGIVSGAEFDVVKKGEIRTANSSAGLSYKPASVIGSATVFAAGEEVSEAAFKQKGFFDNLNIGDEVALIRMPQADPGAESGGNSGAAPASGQGGVSSGSGGGAARGSANRNGAVAASETAPAAAADGRASSAGDASDASEGENELTYESMNLERRPALIELIRNIRNTDQVK
- the ybeY gene encoding rRNA maturation RNase YbeY, which translates into the protein MANCVFISFQDGMEEPSWADNAEKFILTVMEKLNYDGKAVSVMFCGDETMRRLNREYRHVDSSTDVLSFEDNSPYTDEDGVEWINAGDIAISLDMLVKNAQYFDCTEDEELKRLLVHALLHLTGMDHGDEHIEKDHKPFCDMLVLQEKLLFELHDEKIITG